The sequence AGCGGTGTTATCAATGGTAAACATGGTGATACTGACCAAGCATGCTCactctttttttttcttcaataatacagctattcaaaataaactgatctttggaatttttaaatataggtacttagacTTATTTTCATCAGATTCTTGAGATATTTAGTACTACTTAAGAAATGTTTTGTGTAGATACTAAACttcagttttttaaataagaaccacccttttctattgtaaattattcatttatttatttttatttggacGGGCAAGATAAAAAGTGAATATAAAGGTCAATGTAGCATACAATTTTCTAAGTTAATTACTACACACATATTAGATTAAGTacttaacacatatttaaatatatattgaatatcaaGGTAAATTGAACTAATTTGcagatatttttatctaaacattttgacgtatcaaaattgaaatttgaacgagtatatttttaaattaaatcacctTATATTATGCTAAAGATAATAGGTCCACGATAAGAGATATGGATTATGAGGCtctgataaatttaaaacttggcaattaatataaatcaatcagcattttaagtttataaaaatgaccaaagtataataaatattaaatactataaatccaatattacatctattttatatttatttaaaaaaattttaagaaatgttATCTTTAGTATTTCAATGACTGAGAAATCATTcgttcaaattttttataagataGCTGATAgaccaacatttttaaaaacataattcacTTAATAATTTACGGTAAAAAAgcaaatttttatcattacgGGGCACTTCTTAAGAAgtaaaaaaatctcaagaattttaaaataatttggtctttaattatatttaaaaaattaaaaatcagaattacaataaaatatataccattataccacaaaaccattaatacaAAATGACCCACTGTGTTTCTCGTCTTTCTGCGttaatgttaaatgagaattTTGGGCCATCCTTTAGAGTCTATAGGATAAGTTACCTAACCTGCGGCTCCTTAACATGCAATCTGCGGCTTTTTAGAGTATACATCaatatcgataatattttaatgaagtttttttctaaattcaAGGCTTATTATTCTGTTATTAATGCCTACCAATTCCTGATGAAATTATTTAgtgaaatatatgttattttttgtcCTATGATTTTTATCTTGACCAGTTAAGTGGCTCTTTGAAAATCATGATTttgcaattatttgaaaaaaaaatggttcatTTACACGAAAAGGTTCCAGATCCCTGAAGCTATATAGACTGCAGtagttatactgtataatattatagtactcaAAAGTAATAAacgaacaaatattaataaacattctaTTGTATTTTCGAATGAgcattttaaatacaagtatataaatacattcaatttcaataagtagcatttaaaatacttttttgtcCAGGGCCAGAATAATATGTCTgtctacaaaattaaatttgtaatttaaatatatttttatattatttattattaaatgctcATTTTATATCGAATGGAAACAAATTCAACAAACTGAACAAACTAATTCCACATAAagtttattttggatttttttcagCGTTTTCAAGTACCTATACGGCGCATTTCAtacctatatgttttaattacttttacctaaacataaaatacaaaacattatttaattacataactatttaacagatatgtaattatttatttttattttttactttgccTGTTTAAATAAAGTTGAAATATGATGTTACTATATAAaacaagtaataatttaaacaaaatagtagTAGGTAACTATCAATATTTACAcgtttaggtattatattgtgATCAACGATTCTCCAGAAAGCTTtagtctttttaaaattaaatgtgtgtatgtatgtgtgtgtgtgtgtgtgtgtatactatatatatatatatatatatatgtttaatgggAACTATTATTTATGGCTAATATTATCAGACGAGACGGTGATGAGTGGAGAAGATGGGACGACgtgtaaaatgtgttatatctctacagtctacacgtacataatttcataatttaccacacggtaataatatatatgttgtaacAACTTGTATATAAGCACTGCAATAATaccatatattaatatcattatgatgggtatatatgctatataatatacctagacAGATTAGATAGGTAATAAAATGCATTCGACACGATCGAGGCCGAGGTATATATCGTCAATACTCACATATACAccacaagtataaaaaaatatctatgtatgtacctatatgtatgttatattagtacctatgtattttatgtgtcttataataataaataatattgtgattgctttatattaaatttatatctaggtcttttaatattataatattataattattataaaaatgtaaacaagcaAGCGCAATAAACCATCCCCAAATAGTTGTTGAAGCaggtaaaaacttattttatttatgactcTCCCTACTGGTAATTTCTACGCACACGACTTATAAATGCTGCATATgaactgatttatttttttttaagtaaaaagtaaaactaaATGCAATTAAGTATATCGAACTTCGATAATCGaagctattatttatttaaggccatttctgaaaatataaaaggtttgatgacaataataataattattctactaTTTCTACTCACTCAAAAACCAATTGCAATAAACAACgcattaataaattacagtattttaattaCAGTAATTACGTATTAAACATTGTTATTCTTGTAGacttgtaattaattattgagtactattaaaatgtttttgttcatattttataatatgcataatattatagtagccactaaatagtttatactaataaagtaatattgaaGTAATGAAGTTTACCATCTGGCAactaataatattggtaataatttatgagcaaaaattaaattgaagatTTTCATTGACGAaccgaattataaaaatatgttattttacatttgtaataCGTTATTAACCTTTTGGTTAGGTGCAATGACCGTGCACTGATCTATTTACGGTTTTCCCGCacctaagtaataaatatatttccaagGTTAAGTTAGGTAACAAGGGACTGGGGGTACACGTAACgaattcgatattatattatatcacccAGAATATGTatattggataatataatatatcgatataaCATCCGATTATCGTACAATGCAATTGCTTATTATCCCGATTTCCACGCTGTGGTCAAATACATCCCATCCAATTATAGATTTTGCGGGCGATATCTTACCATTTTCTGAACCATTGCTAATAAAGTGTTTCATGATATCAACAGGCTGGcagctgtttttatttttcaggtaTTTAATCGCTAATCAGTTAGCAATGCACTATataccacgattaaagatatatatagATCTTTAATCGTGCTATATACAcaaatgtgtacctatacagtattattattaacatttaggcatactcatataatataatcacattaattttcatttttttttcgtgtatcttgtttgataaaatacacACAAATCAATCACACTACGTATGATGTATTGTGCATATGTTTTATTTCAGAGCTAcagtaatgaaattaaaaaaaaaaataggtttattGGTAATTTTATAGTCGCGTCGATTGAGTCTTCCCGTAATATGTACAAGACatcagtataattataatatatgtatacgttcGATATGGTTGTACCTATTAAGTATGCTGCTTATATAAAAGTTTTCGTTaagaaatttgtatatattatcgtCACAGCTATGACTTAGTGTGCTATTACAAATTGTGAAAATATCAAAcgcaatataatacaatgagaTTATCACATATTCGCAgatcgtatattattttcactaaaaaaatgacttaatttCGATGAATTAGTCAAGATtactcaattatttatatagatctataaatatacataaataagtaaTCGTCAATGGGGAGACGTCGTCTctctaaaatttcaataataatcgaGAGACACGACGGTTTACTTTAGATAAACTTACTTATTTAGAAAATTCGAAAttcggtgtataatattatgctcaatATTTATCGTTTcctgtaaatgtaaatatacgtGCGTACTGTATATAGTGATTTCaattcgttatttatttatttttttataataatataatataatgtatacgcgGGTGGtgcacttatattatataataatttactacctTCATATTCGTTATGAGcacttgatataatataatatacgtataatattaatgcttATTTGTTGACTTATTCACTCGTATTCGTTTTGATAATCATATCATATGCGAAATGATTTCAGAATAAGTTTGTTCCGTCTTCcgtgtataggtattaggtataaatgtataatataccaatctaatatattatatcaactgatatattaataaacatgatataaatatgtatatactataatacacgtATACATTAGAcagactttaataattaattaaattcgatATATTTTATGCGACATATATATCGTTCAAAATGaagttatttgtatattatattatattatattataaggttgTGGGGGGGACGAAAAGTTTCTATCAAATTTACTCGAATAGGAGCAATAATCGTCCTCATCTATTGACTATTACTATACATTAACTACCTACACTCGTATACCACTTAATACAAACAGTAGTTGGTAGTTAGGTAaccaataggtatttaaatgtctttatttgtttttattaacaaaacttTTTGTTTGGTGCGATTCTGAGGACCGAGGCGCGCGTTATTCAAACAGAAATACTCTAATATTTGCAGACGAATGATCAAATAATATGAGTgggtaacaaaaataataacaaacaaaaatacaaaataattaaaacgtataaCGAAAACTAACTGGAAAATATAggaatttatatcatatagtagtcatagtacaatatttatagtatatatacctattaagtttttattcgaAATTATATTAGGACaaacgtacaatatatttttacataggtacctatttacttaaatctaaaatatgtttttcgttttaatatttaagtggaATGGAAGTGGTGATTACTAACATATCAAGTTTTGTTCCGTTTCCATCAGAACAGTTGTACCGAGAGATTTTTAAAAGATCCAGAAAACGTGCTttgtactttaatttaattatttcttatttaaatgtacatacttgaaagttacattttttatcccccccccccatagttttatcgatattatattatagcacaattaaacaattttcgGGTGTCGTAATGTGTCGATGTCTACTAATATTTGTGATTGTTAATTTTCATCAAAACTTCTAGAGTTCTAAGGTGTTCAGCGGCAGAAACCTAACCGTGAAGTGATATGTAGGTAGATCGAAGATGctcattttattcaaattgatCGATTCCTTATTTGTccacacataataattataataacagaccgctgttttttatttatttatttctattttcaaaTGCGAGATCGCTCTACGCGTTCCATAATCGGTCGTTCAGTGTTcagacttttatataatatactggtcCTGGCGAGTGGCGGGCAAACTGTGCGTACtcgcgtacctacctatatatgttaCGTAAAAGTGCAAAATTGTAAACCGaaaaaatataacgaataaCCGTTACGCGCTGGGTACGGTGGCTGATAGGGGGAAAGGGAGCGAACAACGCCTCGACGGTTGGATTTTTTTTCCGAACATTCGCGTAgggaactattatttttttttatagtagtaAGTACGAGTTGTACGACACTACGACGATGGACGATTTATCAAAACGACCGTTACGCCGGACGTGTGGCGACAAATGCGATATCACAGTGTGACCAATTCGGCAGTTGTACATCGGGGTGATGTCGCACTGGTAGTTTACCGCGGTTAACCGGCAAACGACCGCCGCCGAAACGACCAAAATTCAAAATCACGGACTAGCCGAAAGCTGAAGCCTGTACGAGTGCCGACTACGATTTACAAACGTCGTGTTCGATAATTTCTATGAATACTAGATATATCATCATGAATACAGCTtttagtcataattttttttcaataatcgaCTGATAAGAAACATTAACAAAGTTCCCgccattttcaaataatttacaaaatcacATCTTAAACCGTAGACaggtttttttaatgtaaagtaATACACATTTCAACCACGCAAATAATTAGGTTTTGTTTCGagattatatctttttttttaattgattatggtaaaaaatattgtgttccgACGACGAGTtgattacaaacatttttgacaGAGCAACAATGTTGTTTATAGGAGCAGAAAACTTgtgtgaatatatttattttaatacggtAGAATTAGTAGATATTAGATTGGCCTGTAAACAATTTAGTTACATggtttgtcaaaaataaaagaaagataaaacgaaaaaattttaaaattagcgattattattcaataaacctGATCAAAAGACATAAGGCAGTGGTATTGTGGCTGAAgctcacataatataatatataacacgtcAATAGCTCGAGAGTTGTAGTAAAgttgttttcttattttttatatttattctgtcatacaattattttacttccTATATAATAGGTGTATAGTTAATACGATTGTATTTCTAATAAACTAATGGGattcttaataaaaacaaacgcATCTGCAATCATTGTCCTACAAAAACAGAAGCGTTAAGCCAATAGCGATGACAAATAATAAAGGACAAAGGcctttattataggtatttgtgTATTACGTTACGTTTAGCCCCCAACGATCGGCCGTGagaaagaaatattataagaacGCGAAACGAAACGGCCGCCACGTTGCCGCACTGCCGGCGTCCGTGGAGCGTCGCTTCCCGACGACCGGTAGCACATGGCAACGTCGCGATTACCGTTTTGCCGCCTCGCACCCCGACAGCCATTGAGTGAGCGCGcgcacggcggcggcggcggcgtcgtcgtcgtctataCGCTATCGTTCGGCGTTCGCCCGCCACTACCTCACCCCCCCGCAAACTCATcactcgcacacacacacagaccAGCATACACACCGACACTGCCGTCGTTCATTTCATATATACGCTCGTTGGTTTTCGTACGCCGAAATTTTCGTGATTCGCCAGTTCGCCACTAGTGAAGTAACCGTCGAACAACTGCCGGCAAAACGTTCGACGCAATCGTTTTTGGAAAATCTTATTACATTTTCCATACCGTTTCCCGAGAGGCAACAGAAAACCAATTGACGACGAAGCCAATACAATCATCATGTCCGACGTGTCCAAAGAAACTCTGAAGAAAGAGATCGCCGGTAATTATTGTGCACCACTACTATATAACAGCGTCAAGTTCGgcttatattttttacgtttatttGTCGTTTAGATTTTCGTAAACGCTATTCGTGTCGGTTTCCGTTTAAGACCGCGATCGCGCGAAGATGCTCGCCGTAGTCGGCGGCGGCTCGTTCAAATCGTCAATTTCGGTGCCGTTTCCGCGCGTGTTTCTGTTTAGTTGCTTTTTACCGGCCGTCTATCACATTCTTTTTTCGTTCGTGACTATTTTATCGCCAATCCCGGACGCTGCGCGCAGCCGGCCCGCGTCCGGTCGGCGTGCTAATGGCGTCGCcggtgttttaatttttcagcTTTCCCGGCCGTTGGCTAGACCGTTAGAACGTTTGTTTCGTGCATATCCATTTTTTTCGTTCAATTTTCCGTCCGAAAATTTCGGCGCGGGgaataaatttttgttataaaagaCGTCCGCCGTCAAATCGCCGTCAATGATTGCTAGATGGCGCCCCGTCTGGCTTAGGTGTAAACAAAAGCGGCGTCCTAAAAATTAAACCGTCGGCAGCGACGCTACCGTTCCTATTCCACGGCcgaatatcgtaataatatttgctTCCACGACTACACCGCCGCTGATTATGATTTTCGATTATACTTatcgatacaattttttttaactaaatatcgtgcacaaaaaaatattgtcaatgcTATTTTATTGaccattatttatgatttattcatataaatataattttccaatGAAATTTTTCCCATAAAAAACAGATTAATATGTAGGCCCATAGAGTTGGGTTTTTTTCAATGAAACAtgtaaaatatgtcaatttCATCATGATgatttatgtatatagatagataagttatatatatatatataatatatatttcaaaacgtGGGTTCATTAAATAGTATCAAATtctatttaataagaaattaataatatcttaatatacatattgttattattattttgatgtccAAGTATGGTTGTtgggattattattaattctggtgtttatattttaactaacaaattgtttttgtttttagctCTCCTAAAATCAGCAGATTTGACGAAAACCTCTGCGAAAAAAATAAGACAggaacttgaaaaaaaattagacaCAGATCTCGATGATcggtaatatatttaacttttggtcattattaaagattatttacctataattgttattatataggaAAAAAGAAATTGACTCATTAGTAATGGAAGCAATTAAAAAAGCTAAAGCAACCAAAAAGAATGGTAAAGGTGATAGTGATGATgaaaatgatgatgatgacgatgatgcaGAAAATGATGATGAAGATGACgatgaagaagaagaagaagtgaAACCAGCCAAAAAGGCAGCTGCTCCTAAGCGTAAGAAGGCAGATAGCAGTGACGAAAGTGCTGGTTCTGACGATGTaagtagtatttaaataattattaataataagtaaaaataaacaaaatttaatttcatataggATGATGGTGACAAAAATGACGGTGACTATAGTCCTAAGAAAGGTACCCCCTCAAAAAAGAAGGCCCCTGTTGCCAAACGAGGACGTAAGAAGAAGGATGACAGTGACAGTGATGAAGACTGGAAAGGAGCCAAGAAGGGAGCAAAGAAAGCTggggtatattttaatacattaattgataaatcataaatgtttcatttgtattaaataataatttaattattacaggcCAAACGAGGAGGTAATAGTGGATATACAAAATCAGTAACACTTAGTCCTGAACTTGCTTCTCTCATGGGATCTGAAGCTTTACCCCGTCAtgaagttgttaaaaaaatgtgggCAATTATCAAAGAGAGGAATCTTTATGtaagttgtataattttaagattataaataaaatttaattcttaatatacTTTTGTGTTTATAGGATCCATCTAACAAACAATATGCTATTTGCGATGACGATTTGATGAAAGTTATTGGAGTAAAACGTTTCAGAACTTTTGGTATGATGAAGttcttaaaaaatcattttatatcatAACTGTTTTAAgaactagaaaaaaatgtttactgaaATATCCTACTCCCTCCCCTCCCCccaaaattttcatttatcttaaaattatgttttcccTTTGTGTTTCTTCAATTTGTGGAAATtcatggtaatttttttatcgatgAGAAACTGTTTctcaagtattataatttttcattcctaaaaaaatttttaattaaatggtcTTGACATGCGATTTAGGTTGATGTCAATTTTGagtgaaatttattattatttttttttttttaacttttttttcatactttGCACACTTGCTAGGTATAAATATCTAGCTATAAATGTTTGAATGTATAAACgtatttgtaaacaattataacaagcatttttgtgtttttagaatacttttacaataattttaagacattaatctacatcataattttattataattaatttataattgaataataataatttaatgcctATGATGTTTTCTGTCTTTGAATTTTGTTTGACACTTGTTAGTAGACCTTATTGTTTTAGTTTAACATACTAAACTGTATATATCATCATACTCGGCACTTGCATAAGACTTGTTTTTAAACCTTACGGATGATTGAGGAACTGACTGATTTGTGTTGGTGGCTTTTTCACTCGTGGTGTTAGAGCCAACATCACACAATCTGGTTTGCACATGTACTGATTTGTAGACATCTACAGTTTGTGCACTTTGAGTTGctacttttaatgttttattggcAGTATTAATTACTTTCTTATTCTTTCTGATACATTGTTTTATTTCCTTTGAATTATGGATGATGTTGTTTATTGAAGTTGTGTCATGTAGATAAAGTACTGTTTGCACTTGTGCATCCTTGTACTTGTTCTTTTCACTcattctatatatgtataaattataaatatacattatataaagatTACACAATTTGCTACTTACatttcattgaaatttttttgcatACCTGCCATTTGTTCATATAAatggaaaaatgataataaatgtgttttggACCTCAATAAGTTAAAAAAGTGGTTCAAATAGctgaaaatattatgtctactaaatatgtaatcaataatatatattgataagaTTATGTACAACTGTACCATGTGGTGTTGAGTATCTCTAGTTAATTTAGTTACAGTGGCTATGAAGATATTttagaacaaattatttttcataccttgtaggtatcaatataataaatttaaaaaaaaaataattttattttgtaaaaattattgcaTCATTACTTACTATGTTGGTTTTGTACCAAAATGTAATGCTGCTTGAATACTTGAAAAACCAAACCATTCATCAGAATACTGTATTACACCAAAGGTTTTGTCATGTTTTATTAATGTTCCTTCGGTTTCAACTATCATCACTACACAATATCCATCTgcctaaatatataactatttggttattctataatttaaagaagactactttaaacataatatacaaaaaagttCCTTCCAATATTTGCACTGGTTGGTGGATGCCATTCACACATGGGGTGTAATGGATATGTctcaaaaattgtatacagtTCTTCATTATTGGTTGATATTGTATTCACGATTGACATACTATTAAAATCTTCACTATAGTTAATTagctaaaaataacattttaaagcaatatttttttttactctactataatataaattacttcatTTGTCATTTGCTTCATGGTGAATATTAAACTACATGTAATGctcaaataattcataatccCTCTAATATCATtccaaattattgataaattgttGAGTTCTGGCTAAaagtttcatatttaatttaaacttaatttttattgtatctactcgtatttttatgataagatattttaattttattacaatttcacataagttataaaaatgtaatatatataatatacagaatgtagtacttacaaaaattgtttcacCATCacagttatttgtattttttatttctttcaaTGTAAAGTTAATCTTATTTAATAATGCAggcaattcaatttttaatttatttaaatcgttgTTGATagttctaaaaatgtaattatattaatattaaatatttaatgtggaCATAAATGATGACATACtctaaatttttttgatactgtagataaaataccaatatagttttataatcattcagtttttttaatgtaacagTTGCTAAATTTATCCTTATAACAAATATTGGAGCTAATATTTCATTGTACACTTTATAGTATTGAAATATCCATGAAGTTAACATTACCACTTTCTTAGAATTATTTCTTAACTCCTGATCAATATTTTGTAGAAGCAAATCAACGGCATTAGGAAGTGTATCTATCACTAAAAAAATCTAAGGTaagtatattagatataaaGCCTATAATGGTGTCCATTAGATTAAGAGAGGAATGAAGaacatattgttataacaattatttttcttatgtcATCGTGTGATTCAATTTTTAGCGATATTTCTGATACTAAAATTTATTTGGTTTGTCGGTTTACAGCACTCCCAATGTTCTAGTCGCACCTAAGTGTCTAACTATTTAATACGTAATAGATTATCGGTgttcttaatacaaaaatatataaaaattttaatacctcCTTTAAATTCCTGATATTTAGGGAAAATTATAAGTCAATTTTgctgtaattttaaatagtaatattaatcatGGGAACTTCGTAAATTTATACGTATTTTCAATAGGTATGCAatggcatttttaaaatattttttttgataaattttattttttaagttaattcatttatttatacccGTCCTATTACTATAGTTAGGTATCAGTTAACAGTTGAAACGAATGTATTTTTACATGCTATTCtgtggtttttaaattattaacaataattaaatattatttgcattgGATTCGCTacgaattcaaaattaatttaaaacttgggTAGGTACCGtacaataaaaattaggtaGTTTATGTAGATACTTAGATGAGATATATATGATAACATGAGttagtaaatatttgttataattaatcaatgtaTCATAAAAAATTCTTAGAAATTGAAGTTTATTTTCTATAGGTATGATTGGTGACATACTTCCTACACAATTAATTTACGTACTATCCAATGTTTCTTCTTTAATATCTTTACGGTCCATGTTGTGAAGCCAAATGCCACATACCAAGTTTGATATTTCTTTcaatcgatttatttttaaagatgatAATTGGTTTTCAAATGCTGATgattttgtttgatttaataCGTTATTTAATGCATCTAAAAGAATAAAAGATAttcatataatgttaaatatgtacctacctaaat is a genomic window of Rhopalosiphum padi isolate XX-2018 chromosome 4, ASM2088224v1, whole genome shotgun sequence containing:
- the LOC132930572 gene encoding nucleolin, whose translation is MSDVSKETLKKEIAALLKSADLTKTSAKKIRQELEKKLDTDLDDRKKEIDSLVMEAIKKAKATKKNGKGDSDDENDDDDDDAENDDEDDDEEEEEVKPAKKAAAPKRKKADSSDESAGSDDDDGDKNDGDYSPKKGTPSKKKAPVAKRGRKKKDDSDSDEDWKGAKKGAKKAGAKRGGNSGYTKSVTLSPELASLMGSEALPRHEVVKKMWAIIKERNLYDPSNKQYAICDDDLMKVIGVKRFRTFGMMKFLKNHFIS
- the LOC132930573 gene encoding uncharacterized protein LOC132930573 is translated as MLLEEKHIRKVIKGCYELGVQVSEELAYVFFKCWLLNPYVKNLQKQPLKNAMNRIINQCIQRLSVQKDPAILCIKMQLLIENDYKCKGFIINKVNEENDQKIRPLLNDILDDVEYTGNKMNAYNQKIIQYIILSNYMGDPTSPIRVQEISDALNNVLNQTKSSAFENQLSSLKINRLKEISNLVCGIWLHNMDRKDIKEETLDMIDTLPNAVDLLLQNIDQELRNNSKKVVMLTSWIFQYYKVYNEILAPIFVIRINLATVTLKKLNDYKTILVFYLQYQKNLETINNDLNKLKIELPALLNKINFTLKEIKNTNNCDGETIFPELNNLSIIWNDIRGIMNYLSITCSLIFTMKQMTNELINYSEDFNSMSIVNTISTNNEELYTIFETYPLHPMCEWHPPTSANIGRNFFADGYCVVMIVETEGTLIKHDKTFGVIQYSDEWFGFSSIQAALHFGTKPTYYLNHFFNLLRSKTHLLSFFHLYEQMAGMQKNFNEM